The Epinephelus lanceolatus isolate andai-2023 chromosome 1, ASM4190304v1, whole genome shotgun sequence genome has a window encoding:
- the inka2 gene encoding PAK4-inhibitor INKA2 isoform X2, protein MKEAGDGLHAQMNSMMGALQELKLLQVQTALENLDISGRPINRGLPHPAPPEATAASTSGKDCSFSQTMPEEPRPSPMPSPRPSLESRNTFSRDDRSLSRNRSSLGTSSSSASSLESESEGSERSGRSMRSENDLESIPKRWSGYSAPQVDFYGPMVGNPPPEPYPQPQAPRRAQPVDLPGILYSLSKEGPSLDSDYSQDSTDDASDWTSSLMSRSRNRQPLVLGDNVFADLVGNWLDLPEVEREEGEEEERRKSREERIADGGADRPDTPAHPLRLSRSQEICRKFSLTTNIFKKFLRSVRPDRDKLLKERPGWMAPELQEGDLFKRPKKVAPKSSKGSFYLPFWANGQQGKGRPCPHLTDAEGNHQHHRHHFPQVHQQPFAGIYLDRRQPETGLEKMQPLFDYNTAVWV, encoded by the coding sequence ATGAAAGAAGCCGGAGATGGCCTCCACGCTCAGATGAATTCAATGATGGGAGCCCTCCAGGAACTCAAGCTCCTTCAGGTCCAGACAGCACTAGAGAACCTCGACATTTCGGGTCGTCCCATTAACCGAGGACTCCCacatccagctcctcctgaagcTACAGCGGCTTCCACTTCAGGCAAGGATTGCAGCTTTAGCCAAACCATGCCTGAGGAGCCTAGACCGAGTCCGATGCCAAGTCCCAGGCCGTCGCTGGAGAGCAGAAACACCTTCAGCCGAGACGACAGGAGCCTGTCTCGAAACAGAAGCAGCCTGGGAACCTCGTCTTCATCGGCATCCAGCCTTGAGAGCGAAAGCGAGGGAAGTGAAAGAAGCGGAAGAAGCATGAGAAGTGAGAATGACCTTGAGTCCATACCCAAGAGGTGGTCAGGATACTCTGCCCCTCAGGTGGATTTCTACGGACCAATGGTGGGAAACCCTCCACCTGAGCCCTACCCTCAGCCACAGGCTCCCCGCCGCGCTCAGCCGGTGGACCTGCCCGGGATCCTGTACAGCCTCTCCAAAGAGGGCCCTTCACTGGACAGCGACTACTCCCAGGACAGCACAGACGACGCCAGTGACTGGACTTCTTCGCTCATGAGCCGCAGTCGCAACCGCCAGCCCTTAGTGCTGGGAGACAACGTCTTCGCCGACCTCGTGGGCAACTGGCTGGACCTGCCCGAGGTGGAGAgggaagagggggaggaagaggaaaggagaaagagcagagaggagaggatagCGGACGGAGGAGCAGACAGACCAGACACCCCAGCTCACCCTCTTCGCCTCAGCCGCTCGCAGGAGATCTGCAGGAAGTTCTCGTTAACCACGAACATCTTCAAGAAGTTCCTGCGCAGCGTCCGGCCAGACAGGGacaagctgctgaaggagaggCCCGGCTGGATGGCTCCTGAGCTGCAAGAGGGCGACCTTTTCAAAAGGCCAAAGAAAGTGGCTCCTAAAAGTTCAAAAGGCAGCTTCTACCTGCCATTCTGGGCAAACGGACAGCAGGGCAAAGGCAGGCCGTGTCCTCATCTAACTGACGCAGAGGGGAACCACCAACACCACCGACACCACTTCCCCCAGGTCCACCAGCAGCCATTTGCTGGAATTTATTTAGACAGGAGACAGCCTGAGACTGGTCTGGAGAAAATGCAGCCCTTGTTTGACTACAACACAGCTGTGTGGGTCTGA
- the inka2 gene encoding PAK4-inhibitor INKA2 isoform X1 yields the protein MEQQLSKAECKNMDACLRRLKQELLCMKEAGDGLHAQMNSMMGALQELKLLQVQTALENLDISGRPINRGLPHPAPPEATAASTSGKDCSFSQTMPEEPRPSPMPSPRPSLESRNTFSRDDRSLSRNRSSLGTSSSSASSLESESEGSERSGRSMRSENDLESIPKRWSGYSAPQVDFYGPMVGNPPPEPYPQPQAPRRAQPVDLPGILYSLSKEGPSLDSDYSQDSTDDASDWTSSLMSRSRNRQPLVLGDNVFADLVGNWLDLPEVEREEGEEEERRKSREERIADGGADRPDTPAHPLRLSRSQEICRKFSLTTNIFKKFLRSVRPDRDKLLKERPGWMAPELQEGDLFKRPKKVAPKSSKGSFYLPFWANGQQGKGRPCPHLTDAEGNHQHHRHHFPQVHQQPFAGIYLDRRQPETGLEKMQPLFDYNTAVWV from the coding sequence CTGTGTATGAAAGAAGCCGGAGATGGCCTCCACGCTCAGATGAATTCAATGATGGGAGCCCTCCAGGAACTCAAGCTCCTTCAGGTCCAGACAGCACTAGAGAACCTCGACATTTCGGGTCGTCCCATTAACCGAGGACTCCCacatccagctcctcctgaagcTACAGCGGCTTCCACTTCAGGCAAGGATTGCAGCTTTAGCCAAACCATGCCTGAGGAGCCTAGACCGAGTCCGATGCCAAGTCCCAGGCCGTCGCTGGAGAGCAGAAACACCTTCAGCCGAGACGACAGGAGCCTGTCTCGAAACAGAAGCAGCCTGGGAACCTCGTCTTCATCGGCATCCAGCCTTGAGAGCGAAAGCGAGGGAAGTGAAAGAAGCGGAAGAAGCATGAGAAGTGAGAATGACCTTGAGTCCATACCCAAGAGGTGGTCAGGATACTCTGCCCCTCAGGTGGATTTCTACGGACCAATGGTGGGAAACCCTCCACCTGAGCCCTACCCTCAGCCACAGGCTCCCCGCCGCGCTCAGCCGGTGGACCTGCCCGGGATCCTGTACAGCCTCTCCAAAGAGGGCCCTTCACTGGACAGCGACTACTCCCAGGACAGCACAGACGACGCCAGTGACTGGACTTCTTCGCTCATGAGCCGCAGTCGCAACCGCCAGCCCTTAGTGCTGGGAGACAACGTCTTCGCCGACCTCGTGGGCAACTGGCTGGACCTGCCCGAGGTGGAGAgggaagagggggaggaagaggaaaggagaaagagcagagaggagaggatagCGGACGGAGGAGCAGACAGACCAGACACCCCAGCTCACCCTCTTCGCCTCAGCCGCTCGCAGGAGATCTGCAGGAAGTTCTCGTTAACCACGAACATCTTCAAGAAGTTCCTGCGCAGCGTCCGGCCAGACAGGGacaagctgctgaaggagaggCCCGGCTGGATGGCTCCTGAGCTGCAAGAGGGCGACCTTTTCAAAAGGCCAAAGAAAGTGGCTCCTAAAAGTTCAAAAGGCAGCTTCTACCTGCCATTCTGGGCAAACGGACAGCAGGGCAAAGGCAGGCCGTGTCCTCATCTAACTGACGCAGAGGGGAACCACCAACACCACCGACACCACTTCCCCCAGGTCCACCAGCAGCCATTTGCTGGAATTTATTTAGACAGGAGACAGCCTGAGACTGGTCTGGAGAAAATGCAGCCCTTGTTTGACTACAACACAGCTGTGTGGGTCTGA